A portion of the Pseudoxanthomonas sp. JBR18 genome contains these proteins:
- the rplB gene encoding 50S ribosomal protein L2 translates to MPLMKFKPTSPGRRSAVRVVTPDLHKGAPHAPLLEKQSKSGGRNHHGRITTRHVGGGHKQHYRIIDFKRDKVGIPARVERIEYDPNRTAHIALLCYVDGERRYIIAPKGLKAGDQVIAGRDAPIRTGNTLPLLNIPVGTTVHCIELKVGKGAQIARAAGASVQLVAREQGFATLRLRSGEMRKVPAECCATIGEVGNDEHSLEKLGKAGAKRWRGVRPTVRGAAMNPVDHPHGGGEAKAGQGNPHPVTPWGVPTKGYKTRHNKRTQQFIVRDRRG, encoded by the coding sequence ATGCCATTGATGAAATTCAAACCCACTTCTCCCGGCCGTCGTTCGGCTGTGCGTGTAGTGACGCCCGACCTGCACAAGGGTGCTCCGCACGCTCCGCTCCTGGAGAAGCAGAGCAAGTCCGGCGGTCGCAACCACCACGGCCGGATCACCACCCGCCACGTCGGCGGTGGCCACAAGCAGCACTACCGCATCATCGACTTCAAGCGCGACAAGGTCGGCATTCCGGCCCGCGTCGAGCGGATCGAGTACGACCCGAACCGCACCGCGCACATCGCGCTGCTGTGCTACGTCGACGGTGAGCGCCGCTACATCATCGCGCCCAAGGGCCTGAAGGCCGGCGACCAGGTGATCGCGGGCCGTGACGCCCCGATCCGCACCGGCAACACCCTGCCGCTGCTGAACATCCCGGTCGGCACCACGGTGCATTGCATCGAGCTGAAGGTGGGCAAGGGCGCGCAGATCGCTCGTGCCGCCGGCGCCTCGGTCCAGCTGGTCGCGCGTGAGCAGGGCTTTGCCACGCTGCGCCTGCGTTCTGGCGAAATGCGCAAGGTGCCGGCCGAGTGCTGCGCCACGATCGGCGAAGTCGGCAACGACGAGCACAGCCTCGAGAAGCTCGGTAAGGCTGGTGCCAAGCGCTGGCGTGGCGTTCGCCCGACCGTCCGCGGTGCGGCCATGAACCCGGTCGACCATCCGCACGGCGGTGGTGAGGCCAAGGCTGGCCAGGGCAACCCGCATCCGGTCACCCCCTGGGGTGTGCCGACCAAGGGTTACAAGACGCGCCATAACAAGCGCACGCAGCAATTCATCGTCCGCGATCGTAGGGGCTAA
- the rplV gene encoding 50S ribosomal protein L22: MEAKAILRTARISPQKARLVADQVRGLSAERAVNLLKFSDKKAAHLIKKVVESAIANAENNQGADVDELKVQTIMVDEGPTLKRFMARAKGRGTRILKRTSHITVVVGEGKGK, from the coding sequence ATGGAAGCGAAAGCCATCCTGCGCACCGCGCGCATCTCCCCGCAGAAGGCCCGCCTGGTCGCTGACCAGGTGCGTGGTCTGTCGGCCGAGCGCGCCGTCAACCTGCTGAAGTTCTCGGACAAGAAGGCCGCCCACCTGATCAAGAAGGTAGTGGAGTCGGCAATCGCCAACGCCGAGAACAACCAGGGCGCCGACGTCGACGAGCTGAAGGTCCAGACCATCATGGTCGACGAGGGCCCGACGCTGAAGCGTTTCATGGCCCGCGCCAAGGGCCGGGGCACGCGCATCCTCAAGCGCACCAGCCACATCACCGTGGTGGTGGGCGAAGGCAAGGGCAAATAA
- the rplD gene encoding 50S ribosomal protein L4, with translation MELAINGSANKLSVSDEVFGREFSQDLVHQVVVAYRNAGRAGTKAQKTRSEVNGTTKKSKKQKGGGARHGALTAPIFVGGGVTFAAKPRSFDQKVNRKMYRAAMKAILSELARQDRLTVVDAFDVEASNTKGLISKLKDLNVGKRPLIVTEDASEHLYLSARNLPYVEVRDVQGLDPASLVGADTVVITADAVKKIEEWLA, from the coding sequence ATGGAACTCGCCATTAACGGCAGCGCCAACAAACTGTCGGTCTCCGACGAAGTGTTCGGCCGCGAATTCAGTCAGGACCTGGTCCACCAGGTCGTCGTCGCCTACCGCAACGCCGGTCGCGCGGGCACCAAGGCCCAGAAGACCCGTTCGGAAGTCAACGGCACCACCAAGAAGTCCAAGAAGCAGAAGGGCGGCGGCGCGCGTCATGGCGCCCTCACGGCTCCGATCTTCGTGGGCGGCGGCGTGACCTTTGCGGCCAAGCCGCGCAGCTTCGATCAGAAGGTCAACCGCAAGATGTACCGCGCCGCGATGAAGGCCATCCTCAGCGAGCTGGCTCGCCAGGATCGCCTGACCGTCGTCGACGCGTTTGATGTCGAGGCGTCCAACACCAAGGGCCTGATTTCCAAGCTCAAGGATCTGAACGTCGGCAAGCGTCCGCTGATCGTGACCGAGGATGCCTCCGAGCACCTGTACCTGTCGGCCCGCAACCTGCCTTACGTCGAAGTGCGTGACGTGCAGGGCCTGGATCCGGCTTCGCTGGTCGGTGCCGACACCGTCGTGATCACTGCTGATGCGGTGAAGAAGATCGAGGAGTGGCTGGCATGA
- the rpsS gene encoding 30S ribosomal protein S19, with product MARSLKKGPFVDHHLVKKVEAAAGSKRPIKTWSRRSMILPEMVGFTIAVHNGKNHVPVLVNENMVGHKLGEFAVTRTFKGHGGDKKAGGKR from the coding sequence ATGGCACGTTCACTCAAGAAAGGCCCGTTCGTCGATCACCACCTCGTCAAGAAGGTGGAGGCTGCGGCCGGTAGCAAGCGTCCGATCAAGACCTGGTCGCGTCGCTCCATGATCCTGCCGGAGATGGTGGGTTTCACCATCGCCGTGCACAACGGCAAGAACCACGTTCCGGTGCTGGTCAACGAGAACATGGTCGGCCACAAGCTCGGCGAGTTTGCCGTCACCCGGACCTTCAAGGGTCATGGCGGCGACAAGAAAGCCGGCGGCAAGCGCTAA
- the rplW gene encoding 50S ribosomal protein L23, whose product MISNEKIFSVLRAPRVSEKTARLQEVSNQYVFEVSNDSTKADIKAAVEQLFDVKVEAVNVVNVKGKNKSFRNRGGRRGDWRKAYVRLADGQAIDVSATA is encoded by the coding sequence ATGATCAGCAACGAAAAAATCTTCAGCGTGCTGCGCGCCCCGCGCGTGTCCGAAAAGACTGCACGTCTGCAGGAAGTTTCCAATCAGTATGTCTTCGAAGTCTCGAACGACTCCACCAAGGCCGACATCAAGGCCGCGGTCGAGCAGCTGTTCGACGTCAAGGTCGAGGCCGTCAACGTGGTGAACGTCAAGGGCAAGAACAAGTCCTTCCGTAACCGCGGTGGCCGTCGCGGCGACTGGCGCAAGGCGTACGTGCGTCTGGCCGATGGCCAGGCCATCGACGTGTCGGCCACGGCCTGA
- the rplC gene encoding 50S ribosomal protein L3, whose amino-acid sequence MTAKKFSLGIVGRKAGMTRVFTEDGKSIPVTLIEATPNRITQIKTAETDGYSAVQVAVGTRRASLVTKPVAGHLAKAKVEAGRGLWELRVEADKIGDFSVGGEIKADIFEVGQKVDVQGVTKGKGFQGTIKRWNFRMGDATHGNSLSHRAPGSLGQRQTPGRVFPGKKMSGHMGAVQQSTQNLEVVRVDAERGLIAIRGAVPGAPGGDVIVRPASKA is encoded by the coding sequence ATGACTGCGAAGAAATTTTCGTTGGGCATCGTTGGCCGCAAGGCCGGCATGACCCGGGTATTCACCGAGGACGGCAAGTCCATTCCGGTGACCCTGATCGAAGCCACCCCGAACCGCATCACCCAGATCAAGACCGCTGAAACCGACGGCTACAGTGCCGTGCAGGTGGCCGTGGGGACGCGTCGCGCCTCGCTGGTGACCAAGCCGGTCGCCGGACACCTGGCCAAGGCCAAGGTCGAAGCCGGTCGTGGTCTGTGGGAGCTGCGCGTGGAAGCCGACAAGATCGGCGACTTCAGCGTTGGCGGCGAGATCAAGGCCGACATCTTTGAAGTGGGCCAGAAGGTCGACGTCCAGGGCGTGACCAAGGGCAAGGGCTTTCAGGGCACGATCAAGCGCTGGAACTTCCGCATGGGCGACGCCACCCACGGTAACTCGCTGTCGCATCGCGCGCCGGGTTCGCTGGGTCAGCGCCAGACCCCTGGTCGCGTGTTCCCGGGCAAGAAGATGTCTGGCCACATGGGCGCCGTGCAGCAGAGCACGCAGAACCTGGAAGTCGTCCGCGTGGACGCCGAGCGTGGCCTCATCGCCATCCGCGGTGCCGTGCCGGGCGCGCCGGGTGGTGACGTGATCGTGCGTCCGGCGAGCAAGGCATAA